Proteins found in one Legionella pneumophila subsp. pascullei genomic segment:
- a CDS encoding YdgA family protein — protein MKKWIISLLLLIVIVLCSYPIIGMMALSTVKKNVDNIPRNPFLTWQLKDNHRGWFCSTGVLNLLVNLPAQENKDAQGNVKVQPALHLSLDFPMVIHHGPVIMTNNGLRFGLAWVTTKPETHYGALINYLNQTIVSYSLPSINMQGTNNGDQGNFVFVWQGLSAKLKVNPRIDKASGHVTMHGMSTKVQETDVRIGKVKVNFALNRYMDDLWLGDSSILLSSVSTITNSQPVFDLQNLSVDAWAGVNNNLLDFNLQLSLKKFLMNNNSYGPGQLKIKVKNLDPQAMAKLNQLNYDYPSNQIAILAEIFNLLSKGATLNLNQELDTPQGHLSSSLNLVLARSSFSTPEDLLQNLKGNGQFKAPMKLVKQLLFESIKSKATTPPADMSQSQATEPDSAQPVDADAHKQTEELLQKLVSKGILKVEGDYYHASFTLENTKFTVNGQPFDPALLN, from the coding sequence ATGAAAAAATGGATTATCAGTTTGTTGCTGTTAATAGTCATCGTCTTATGCTCCTACCCTATCATTGGGATGATGGCCTTAAGCACGGTGAAAAAAAACGTCGATAATATTCCCAGGAATCCCTTCCTGACTTGGCAATTAAAAGATAATCACCGTGGATGGTTCTGCTCCACTGGCGTTTTGAATTTACTTGTTAATTTGCCAGCTCAAGAAAATAAAGACGCACAGGGTAATGTTAAAGTGCAGCCGGCGCTTCATTTGAGTCTGGATTTCCCAATGGTCATACACCATGGCCCTGTCATCATGACCAATAATGGCTTGCGTTTTGGGCTAGCATGGGTCACAACCAAGCCGGAAACCCATTATGGTGCTTTGATCAACTATTTAAATCAAACCATTGTCAGCTATAGTTTGCCCTCAATTAATATGCAGGGCACAAACAACGGTGATCAAGGCAACTTTGTTTTTGTCTGGCAAGGCTTAAGTGCAAAGCTCAAAGTCAATCCCAGGATTGATAAGGCCTCTGGTCATGTGACTATGCATGGTATGAGTACGAAAGTTCAAGAAACCGATGTTAGGATTGGTAAAGTCAAAGTCAATTTTGCATTGAATCGCTACATGGACGATTTATGGCTTGGTGATTCATCTATCCTGCTGTCTTCTGTTTCTACCATCACTAATTCACAGCCGGTGTTTGATTTGCAAAATCTGAGTGTGGATGCCTGGGCTGGAGTCAACAACAATTTACTGGATTTTAATTTGCAATTATCCCTGAAGAAATTTCTAATGAACAATAACAGCTATGGCCCTGGCCAATTAAAAATCAAGGTTAAGAATCTGGATCCCCAGGCGATGGCTAAACTTAATCAATTGAACTATGACTATCCTTCCAATCAAATCGCGATCCTGGCTGAAATTTTTAACCTGCTTTCCAAAGGCGCGACACTCAATCTGAATCAGGAGCTGGATACACCACAGGGGCATTTGTCCAGTTCGTTGAACCTGGTCCTAGCCAGGAGTTCATTCAGCACACCTGAAGATCTTTTGCAAAATCTGAAGGGGAATGGCCAGTTTAAAGCGCCAATGAAACTGGTCAAGCAGCTATTATTTGAATCAATCAAATCAAAAGCAACTACACCACCAGCTGATATGTCTCAATCTCAGGCTACAGAGCCTGATTCCGCCCAGCCTGTTGATGCCGACGCCCATAAGCAAACGGAAGAACTTTTGCAAAAATTGGTGAGTAAAGGCATCTTAAAGGTTGAAGGCGATTACTATCACGCTTCTTTTAC